Part of the Brevibacillus brevis genome is shown below.
ACAGCGGCGTCAAAGCTGGTAAACACGCAGTTGGGAAGCAGCCCGTACTCCCGCAGGATCGAGACTGCAGCGTCAGCTACCTCGATGGCATCCGGACTCGGCTTGATTTCCACATTCAGCAAGGTATCCGGATAATCGGCCAGCAGCTCGCACAGCTCGGGCAAAGTAGGAATCTTCAGCCCCTCGTACGCTTTTTTGAACCATCCGCCGGCGTCGAGCTGCTTCAGCTCTGCCAGCGTATGGTCGCCTACCTTGCCCGTACCGTTCGTCGTACGGTCGACGGTCTCATCGTGAATGATCACGATCGCTTGGTCCTTGGAGAAGCGCAGATCGAATTCCAGCATGTCGGCTCCCTGCTCCAGGGCCCGCTCGAAGGCAAGCAGCGTGTTCTCGGGATAAGCAGACTTCCAGCCCCGGTGCGCGGCAACGGTAATGGTCTGCCTGTTCCGCAGTGTTTCTATCATGCTTCCTTCCCCTCCTTTACTCCTTCAGCAGACGCTCGGCTTCTTTCTTGAAGGTGTCCAGAGTCGGCTCGATCGGCTTGTTGTCGTACATGATCGCCTGGATCGCTTTGAAGAACTCCTGCATGATTTGCGGCCACGCCACATCCTTGTTCGTGTCCACCGCGTACTGCAGCTGGTCATATGCCACTTTGCGGTTGGGATCCTTCGCCCACAGGTCCTTGATCGCATCCGATTCGACCATCTTTTTGGTGAATGGCAAGTAACCTGAGTCGAGGATAAACTGCTGACCGCCATTCGGGTCGGTGTTCACCCATTGGATGAACTCCCAGGCCGCTTCCTTCTTGGTGGAATCCGCCAGCATCGCGATGTTTGCTCCGCCCGTCGGCGTGGCAAAGACTTCATCTTTCGGCAGGTAGGCGGTCACGTAATCGAATTTGGCGTTGTTTTTCACCGTTCCCATGACACCGGTCGACTGGAACATGATCCCGATCTTTTCACTGGTAAACATCTGGTTGACGATGTTGCCGGAGTCCTGGGCAGGCGGATAGTACAGGGCGCCCGAGCTCTGCAGGTCTTTCAAGTATTGGAACGTCTTCACCCCTTCGCCTTTGTCGAAGCCGATCGAGGTGCCTTCCTCGTTGAAAAACTTTCCGTTTGCCTGGCTGATCATCGCGATCGGGTACCAGGTGTCGTACGGCATGCTAAGGCCGTAGCGCTTGACTTCTCCGTTTTCTTTGACCACCAGCGCTTCCGCTACCTTCTTCAGGTCCTCCCACGTCTGCGGAATCGCCAAGCCCTTTTCATCCAGCATCGTCTTGTTGATGTGCATGATGGGTGTCGAACGGTTGAACGGCAGCGACACGACCTTGCCGTCGAACACAGAGTGTCCCATCAGCCCCTCTGGAAAGTCGTCCTTGCTCACGTTGGACTTCTCCATGAATGGCGTCATATCTTCCAGGACTTCCGCTTCGGCAAACATCTGGACGTAGGCCCGCTCCAGCATGGTGATGTCGGGCGCCGTTTTGGCCGCGATCGCCTGTTGCAGCTTGGTTACCGTCTCGTCATACGTCCCCTGGAACGTCCCGACGACCTCGACGTTCGGGTGCGAGTCATTGAAGCGCTTGATCATGGCATCGAGGTATTCGCCGTTTTTCCCTCCGAGGGAATGCCAGAATTGGAGCGTGGTCTTGCCTGCCGGGCTAGCTGTCTGCTGACCGGAAGACGCCGGTTCGGTGGATTGCTGCCCGCCACCCGAGCATCCCGCGAGTGCGCCGGAGATGACGGTGGTGGCTGCCAGTACGATAGCCGATAATTTCTTGTTCATGGAAGTTCCTCCCATCTCTTATTTAATGCCGGAATAGGTGAATGCCTTGACGATCTGTCTGGAAGCGAACAGGTACACGATCAGGATCGGGACGACCAGGACCACGTTGCCCGCCATGATGATGTGCCAATTGCTGATGCCCTCCGTCTCGCGGAGCATGGCGATTCCCATCGTGAGCGGCCGGACCGCCTCGGAGTCGGTCATGACCAGCGGCCAAAAATAGTCGTTCCAATGGCTGACAAAGCTGAACAGCGCGACCGTGGAAATGGCCGGCATGGACATCGGGATCATGATTTTCCCAATAATTTTGAACTCGCTCGCGTTGTCCAACCGGGCTGATTCGATGATCTCCTGCGGGATTTGCATGAAATACTGCCGGAGGAGAAAGATCCCGAACGCATTGGACATGAACGGCAGGATCTGCGGCCACAGCGACTTGATCAGTCCCGCATCCGCCAGCATCAGATAGACCGGGATAAAGGTCACTTGTCCGGGGATCATGAACGCAAGCAGCACCATCCCAAACAGAATTCCTTTTCCGAAAAATTTGTACTGCGCAAAGGCGTAGGCAGCCGGAATCATGACCATAAGCTGCAGCAGGATGATCGAGAATGTGACGATCACGGAGTTTTTGAAATAAGTCAGGAACGGTCCCGAGCTCATCGCCTCCACAAAGTTGCTCCACTGCGGGGAAGCCGGGATCCAGGTAGGCGGAAACCGCATCGTTTCCTCAAAGGTCTGAAGCGAGGTGGAGATCATCCACAGGAACGGGAAAACAAACCCCATGAGCGCGACCGCTTTGAAAAACGCGTTCCACGCCTTCCCGCCCCTCCCTGCTCCCGTCCGCATCTTGCCTGGCTTCTTTTCTCGTTGCGACAGCACCGGTGAGGCACCTCCTTTTCTGGTCGGATCGGGGACGATTATTGGTAGTGAACCTTGTTTGCCAGCATCCGGAAGTAAATGAAGGTGAGCACCGTAATAATCGCCATCAAGACTACCCCCGTGGCGGAAGCATAGCCGATGCTGGTCGTCCGAAATTCATAAATGTAGTAAACGAGCGTGGTCGTCGAGCCGTTGGGCCCCCCGCCCGTCATGATCTTGACGGTATCGAACACTTTGAACGAGCCGATCGTCATGATGACGAGGATGAAAAAGAGCTGAGGGGAAATCATCGGCAGCGTGATCTTGTAAAACACTTTGAATTTGCTCGCATTATCAAGAGCGGCAGCTTCGTAGATCGTCTGCGGGATGTTTTTCAATGCCGCTACGATGAGCAGGGAGTAGTAGCCGACGTTTTGCCACACCGAGACGATGATGACGGAAAGCAGCGAGGTGCTCGAGCTTTGCAGCCAGGGAAGGGCAGGCAAGCCAACCGCCTTCAGGGCGTAATTGAGCAGCCCGTAATTGGGCTCCATCATCCACATCCACACGAGCGCAATGGAGACGATCGAGATGATGTGCGGCGTAAAAATGCCGGCCTGCACAATCGCATGGAAGCGCGAATTCTGATTCAGCCACAGTGCAATCGCCAGCGACAAAATCATCGTGATGGCGACCACCCCAACCGTGTACAGAACGGTAGTGGTCAATGCGTTGTAAAAATCGCCGCGGGTGAAAATCTCCGAGTAATTGGCAGCACCGATGAATTTGCTTTTATCCTTGTTCAGCAGGTTGTACTTGAACAGACTCAGCTTGATCAAATAAAAGATGGGGTACACGACAAACAGCAGGATGCCGACCATGGCCGGCAGGACCAGGGCGTACGGGCGGGCTTTTTGCCAAACTCTCGTCCTATTCATGCCGCATTCCTCGCAGGATGCTCATGTATTCTTGGCAGCGCGCGTCTTCCTGCGGAATGCACCGCTCGTCCGGGCCAAAAAAGAAGAGCTTGGAGCCCTCGACACCCAGAAACACTTCCTGATCGACGGCTAGCCGGTCATCCGTGCATTTGATCATGAACGAGTGACGCCCCGCCTTGACCTGATAAATGGTCTCGGAGCCGAGCATCTCCCGCGTCACGATCATACCTCGAACGGAAAAGGGCAGATCCTGCCTCTCTGTCGACAAGATGCCGTTCTCCGGCCGAAAGCCGAATCTGGCCCCGTCATGCGCCAAATCCCCCACGTTCATCGGAGGCACACCGATAAACTGGGCCGCGAACAAATTGCTCGGCTGGCGGTAGATCACCTCGGGAGCGGCTTCCTGCTGAATGCGTCCCTGATTCATCAGGACGATCGTATCCGCCATCGACATCGCTTCCACCTGATCGTGCGTGACATAGACGAAGGTAGTTCCCAGCTTTTTATGTAGTTCGATCAGCTCGATGCGCATTTGTGCGCGAAGCTTGGCGTCCAAATTGGAGAGCGGCTCATCCATGAGAAAGACAGACGGTTTTTTGACCATCGCCCGGGCGAGAGCCACCCGCTGTCTTTGCCCACCCGAGAGCATCGCAGGCTTGCGGTCCAGGTAAGGGGTCAAGCCGACTGTCTCGCTGATGCTCTCTACCAGCCGTTTTCTCTCCTCTTTGCCCACCTTGTTGTTCTTCAAGCCGAATTCGATGTTCTCGCGCACCGTCATCGTCGGGTACAAGGCGTAGTTTTGAAACACCATGGCTACGCCTCGCTGGCCCGGCGGTACATCCGTGACGTCCTCCCCTCCGATGAGCACATTCCCGGAGGTCTGTCTGTCCAGCCCGGCGATCATCCGCAGCAGCGTCGTTTTGCCGCAGCCCGACGGTCCGACCAGCACGGTAAACTTCCCATCCTCGATCTTCAG
Proteins encoded:
- a CDS encoding glycerophosphodiester phosphodiesterase family protein, whose translation is MIETLRNRQTITVAAHRGWKSAYPENTLLAFERALEQGADMLEFDLRFSKDQAIVIIHDETVDRTTNGTGKVGDHTLAELKQLDAGGWFKKAYEGLKIPTLPELCELLADYPDTLLNVEIKPSPDAIEVADAAVSILREYGLLPNCVFTSFDAAVIAHLFDTYQCKTQGFPEELMSNYVPGAGGTLSKMWAVGISMKLLTPERVRQYEEQGILPWCYSPDAEQQVYYALGCGSLLMTVNDIAPALKLRERMSRA
- a CDS encoding carbohydrate ABC transporter permease; translation: MGFVFPFLWMISTSLQTFEETMRFPPTWIPASPQWSNFVEAMSSGPFLTYFKNSVIVTFSIILLQLMVMIPAAYAFAQYKFFGKGILFGMVLLAFMIPGQVTFIPVYLMLADAGLIKSLWPQILPFMSNAFGIFLLRQYFMQIPQEIIESARLDNASEFKIIGKIMIPMSMPAISTVALFSFVSHWNDYFWPLVMTDSEAVRPLTMGIAMLRETEGISNWHIIMAGNVVLVVPILIVYLFASRQIVKAFTYSGIK
- a CDS encoding ABC transporter substrate-binding protein: MNKKLSAIVLAATTVISGALAGCSGGGQQSTEPASSGQQTASPAGKTTLQFWHSLGGKNGEYLDAMIKRFNDSHPNVEVVGTFQGTYDETVTKLQQAIAAKTAPDITMLERAYVQMFAEAEVLEDMTPFMEKSNVSKDDFPEGLMGHSVFDGKVVSLPFNRSTPIMHINKTMLDEKGLAIPQTWEDLKKVAEALVVKENGEVKRYGLSMPYDTWYPIAMISQANGKFFNEEGTSIGFDKGEGVKTFQYLKDLQSSGALYYPPAQDSGNIVNQMFTSEKIGIMFQSTGVMGTVKNNAKFDYVTAYLPKDEVFATPTGGANIAMLADSTKKEAAWEFIQWVNTDPNGGQQFILDSGYLPFTKKMVESDAIKDLWAKDPNRKVAYDQLQYAVDTNKDVAWPQIMQEFFKAIQAIMYDNKPIEPTLDTFKKEAERLLKE
- a CDS encoding sugar ABC transporter permease, whose amino-acid sequence is MNRTRVWQKARPYALVLPAMVGILLFVVYPIFYLIKLSLFKYNLLNKDKSKFIGAANYSEIFTRGDFYNALTTTVLYTVGVVAITMILSLAIALWLNQNSRFHAIVQAGIFTPHIISIVSIALVWMWMMEPNYGLLNYALKAVGLPALPWLQSSSTSLLSVIIVSVWQNVGYYSLLIVAALKNIPQTIYEAAALDNASKFKVFYKITLPMISPQLFFILVIMTIGSFKVFDTVKIMTGGGPNGSTTTLVYYIYEFRTTSIGYASATGVVLMAIITVLTFIYFRMLANKVHYQ
- a CDS encoding ABC transporter ATP-binding protein; translated protein: MAAIEFVNVTQAFDKNVVIKDLNLKIEDGKFTVLVGPSGCGKTTLLRMIAGLDRQTSGNVLIGGEDVTDVPPGQRGVAMVFQNYALYPTMTVRENIEFGLKNNKVGKEERKRLVESISETVGLTPYLDRKPAMLSGGQRQRVALARAMVKKPSVFLMDEPLSNLDAKLRAQMRIELIELHKKLGTTFVYVTHDQVEAMSMADTIVLMNQGRIQQEAAPEVIYRQPSNLFAAQFIGVPPMNVGDLAHDGARFGFRPENGILSTERQDLPFSVRGMIVTREMLGSETIYQVKAGRHSFMIKCTDDRLAVDQEVFLGVEGSKLFFFGPDERCIPQEDARCQEYMSILRGMRHE